Part of the Magnetococcus sp. PR-3 genome, TAGAGAAGATGGCTGAAGAGAACGCAGAAACCAAGGTCGCCCCTGAAGGGGCCGGTAATCCCAGCATTGTGTGGGACGACAGCAGCATGGATACCACCTACGCCAACGTTTGCAATGTGTTGGGCACCCGTGAAGAGATCATGGTTCTGTTTGGGGCCAATCAAGCTTGGCAGGCTGATAGTAAAGAGGTGACGGTCAATCTCTCTAACCGGGTTGTGCTCAACCCTTATGCAGCCAAGCGTCTTCAAGCCATGCTGGATATGGCCCTGAAAGAGTATGAGACACGCTATGGTCAGTTGAAAATCTAAAAACTGTCCTGTTGTTGTTGGTTTGGTGGGTGTTTTCCACCGGTTTTGGCCCATGTACCTGATGGTACATGGGCCTTGCTATGAGATGAAGAGAGCCCATGAGTGGTGATTACCAGGAACTGACCACTGACCTATGGAAGCAGCTACACACAACCCGTGACGATGCTCAGTTTATCGAGGTGTGGATGCATCTGCTTGCCCGTCAAGCGGGGCAGGTTAGTGAGGCTGTGCTGGTGATGGGGGAGGCCAATACTGGTCCTTTTCAGCCTGTTGCATTCTGGCCACCACAAAAAAACTGTGGGGCACCATTGGCCAATGCCTGTGAGCAGGCGTTGGAAATGCGACTGCCTGTAACCCGGCAGGGTACATCCGGCGGGGTACTGGCCGTTCCCATTATTCAGGATATGGATCTGTTGGGGGTTGTTGGTCTAGGGTTTAAACAGCCTAATGTACCTGCACAGGCTAAAACCTGGATTCAGTGGGGGTTGGGTTGGTTATGGAATCGAGATGCGGAGCCTGCTGAAGAGGGCAGTATTAACAGTGCCCTGAACGAGCGACTTATGCGGGCGCTGAACCTGATGATGAGTGCCCTTGAGGCTGAAAAAGCTCAGGATGCCTACCAGATTACTCTGACAGAAGCAGCGGTTGAGTTGGGGTGTGATCGGGTCTCTCTTGGTTTTGGTGACCGTGGTATGGTCAAGTTTTCCGCACTTTCTCACTCGGCGGATTTCTCAAAAAAAATTGATTTGGTGCAGGATCTTGAAGCGGCAATGAATGAAGCCGCTGATCAGGGCCTGCCTGTTTATTATAATAAGCTCAAACCATCCATAACCGAGCAAGAGGGTACCCCAATGGTGGTGCGTGAGCACCTGGCTCTGACCCAACAGCATGGTAATGGGGTGGTCTTGTCGGTCCCCTTTTTCGTATCTGAAAGTCAGTATGGGGTGTTTCTCTACGAATGGTCTGAACAGGAGATCGATGCAACACAGCACCAGTTGGCCATGGGGCTGCCGCCAATTTTGGGACGTGTGTTGTTGGAAAAACGCGAAAGCCAGCGTTCCATACCCCGCCGATTGTTAAAAGGTCTGGGGCGCTTTTTTGAGCGGCTGTTAGGAGCGGGGCATGTGGGGATGAAGTTGACCTTCATCACCATGGTCGCCTTGGGTATGTTCTTTACCTTGACCACTGGTATGTTTCGTGTCGCTGCCGATGCCAAATTGGAAGGGGGAACCCAGCGTGTGGTTGCCGCACCTTTTGATGGTTTTGTCGCTTCGGCTCCTGCTCGTGCTGGACAGTATGTCAAAGTTGATGAGGTGCTAGCGACCATGGACGATCGGGAGGTGCGTTTGGAAGCCTCCCGTTGGGCCAGTCAACAAGTACAGTTTATGAAGCAAGCTCAGGATGCTGAGGCTCAGCATAACTCTGCCCAAGTACGCATTGCGCTGGCACAAGCCCGGCAGGCCTCCGCACAGCGAGCTTTGGCACAGGAGAAGTTAAGACGGGCACAACTGACCGCCCCTTTTGCTGGATTGGTGGTGAGTGGGGATTTAACCCAGCGGCTGGGTAGTGCTGTACAAAAAGGGGAGACCTTGTTTGAATTGGCACCTCTGAACAGCTACCGCGTGGTACTGCAAGTGGAAGAGTCGGATATTGCCCATGTCATATCTGGACAGATCGGTCAGTTGATTCTTACTGCGCTGCCCAATGAGCGTTTTCCCATTAAAATTGGTTTGATCACCCCTGTGGCCATGGCCGAGGAGGGAACCAACCGTTTTCGGGTAGAGGCCGAGCTGTTGGATGGTGTGGCACTGGTACGGCCAGGTATGGAAGGGGTGGGGAAAATTGAGGTAGAAGAGCGTCTTCTTCTATGGATCTGGACCCGCCGCTTTAGTGATTGGCTACGCCTGAAGGCGTGGACTTTGCTGGGGATCTAAGGTATGAGCTCCGCACTTTTTTCTACTTCCTGGTATCGGGTGGCCAAGCTTAAACCCAAACTGCGTAGTCAGGCTCAGATCTACCGCCACCTCTACCGGGGTGAGCGTTGGTATGTGATTCAAGATCTGGCCAGTGGACGCTTTTTGCGGATTAACCCGGCGGCTTATCGGGTTGTGGCTTTGATGGATGGCGTGCGTACCTTAGAAGATATTTGGCAAAATGCCTGTCTGACCCTAGGGGATGAAGCACCAACCCAAGATGAAATTTTGCAGTTATTGTCCCAGTTACATCAATCCAATGTGCTGTTAAGTGATCGAAAACCTGACCTGGAGGAGCTGAATAAGCGCACGGGTCGGATGAAGAAAATGAAGCTCAAACAGTACATCTCCAACCCGCTTTCCCTCAAAATACCCGTGTATGACCCAGACCGTTTGTTAAATGGTATGGTGGGGTGGATTGGTCCCTGGGGGAAAAAACTCCTGTTGGTGGCCTGGTTCGCCTTGATGATTTGGGGGGGCTTTTTAGTTGCTTATCATTGGGACCCCCTAACAGAAGATGTTATATCACGGGTTTTTACACCGGAGAATGTTCTGCTGCTCTGGTTTATTTTTCCTATGGTTAAATTGATCCATGAGTTTGGTCACGGTTTAATGATCAAGCTTTTGGGGGGGCAGTGTCACGAAATGGGGCTCATGTTTTTAGCCCTAATGCCTATTCCCTATCTGGATGCCAGTCATGCGATGTCCCTGCGTAGTAAGGGGCAGCGTATGTTGATTGGTATGGGGGGGATGATGCTGGAACTGGCCGTGGCAGTTATTGCCATTGAGCTGTGGAGTAACGCTTCCCCAGGCTTGACCAAGGCTATTCTCTACCAGACCATCATGTTGGCCGGTATGACCACCTTGATTTTTAACATTAATCCGCTTTTGCGTTTTGATGGATATTATATCTTGGCCGATTGGTTGGAGATCCCCAGTTTGGGTAAAAAAGCCAACCAATATATCAGTTATCTCACCAGCTTTTATCTGTATGGCGTCCGTAAAAATATTGAGCCCCCCCATTTGAGTAAGCGGGAAGGTCCGTGGTTGGTCAGTTTTGGCTTGTCCAGCTTTGTGTACCGAATGTTCATTGCCGGTGCCATTATTTTTATGGTGGCTGAGCAGTTCTTTTTTGTCGGGGTGTTGCTGGCCTTTTGGGCTGGGTATGCCATGCTGTTGATGCCATTAATGAAGGGGGTGAAGTTTCTCTTTTTTAGCCCCACATTAACGGGGCAACGCAAGCGCGCCATGGGGGTTGTTTTTAGTGGTGTTGGGGGGCTGTTGCTCTATTTAGGGACTGTCCCGGTCACGGCATCGACCATTACCGAGGGGGTGATCTGGATGCCGGATCAATCTCGTGTTGTCGCCCCCATGCCCTGCTATGGTGAAACAGTCGTGGTGGCACCTGGTTCCTTGGTGGAAGCAGGTGATCTGTTGCTCACCTGTAAAGAACCCCAAATTAGTAGCCGTCAAGAACAGCTGTTGGCCCGTAGGCTGGAACTTGAAAACCGCTTGGTTTTGGCCCGGACGGATGAATCCGCTGTGGCCGGCCAGATTGTAAATTATGAGCTGGGCCATGTTGTCCGAGAATTGGAAGATACCCAAAACCGCTTGTCTCAGATGGACATTCGTGCCTCTCATGCCGGTACATTTGCCTTACCCTCTCCACAGGATTTTGAAGGGCGCTATCTCTTACGTGGTGACGTATTGGGGTATGTGTTGGATCCTGCCCGTTTTTCACTGTTGACGGTGGTGCCTCAAGGGTCGGTAGATTTGGTGCGTAACCGCACGGTTGGTGTGGAGTTGCGGAGCGTGGATCAAATTCATCGTCTTATTCCCGCCCGTATTGCACGAGAAGTCCCCGCCGCCAGTCAAGATCTACCCAGTATGGCGCTCTCTTTACAGGGCGGGGGAGAAATTGGCTTGGATCCTGAGGCGATGGATGAAGGCGGTGGGGCTAAGGCCATTGTATCGCTCTTTCAGTTTGAACTGGCCTTTATTGGGGATGAGCGTCCGCAAACGTTGGGGTCTCGCTTGTATGTGCGTTTTGTGCATAAACCGGAACCTATGATGATGCAGTGGTACCGTTCTTTACGCCAAACCTTCCTCAAGCGGTTTGCGGTGTAAGGTATGTTTAACCTCTCTCTCCATGGCGATTCCTATCCTCAACAGCCCGGCCATCTGGAATTAAGTTGGCTAGACCGTATGGGGGAGCGTATTCGTTTAACCTGGATGCGTAATAAGCAGGTCAACCACTTTGTGCTTTCACGCATGATCAAGAAAGTACTTAAAGCAGAACGGTCTTTGGCACCTCTCCCCCCCGAACAACTGCGGTCTGATCTCGAAGAGCTAACATTGGCACTGCGCCGAGATGGCTTGGAGGATGCCCTGGTTGTGCATGCCTTTGCTCATGTTCGACTCATGGCCCACCGTGTTTTGCAGATGCGTCATTTTCCCTCTCAGCTTAAAGGGGGATATATCATGCTGCAGGCTTATGTGGCTGAGATGGATACCGGTGAAGGTAAAACACTGACCGCAACGCTGCCCGCAGCAACGGCTGCTTTGGCAGGGTTTACCGTGCATGTGGTGACCGTCAATGAATATTTAGCCCGTCGGGATGCCGAGCTGATGGGTCCGCTTTATGGTGCTCTAGGCCTGACCACCGGGGTGGTGACAGAGACCATGGATGCCGATGAAAAACAGGCAGGCTACCGGGCTAATATTGTCTACTGTACCAGTAAAACACTGGTTTTTGACTATCTGCGTGACCGTATTGAGTTGGGGGAACGCATGAAACCGATGGCCATGGCCTTTGATGCCTTGGTGGGGGGCGGTAAAGAGCAGGTCATGCTCAAAGGGTTACAGTACGCCATTGTTGATGAAGCAGATTCCATTTTTGTGGATGAAGCCCGTACCCCTTTAATTATCTCAGCTCCCAGCAAAGACCCCAGTGAGTTAGAGTTTCTGCATACTGCCTGGGCGCTCTCCCAAAAGTTAGAGCAAGGGGTCGATTATGAGCGGGATGAAGAGGAGCCGCCGCGCATCACCGAAGAGGGGGGGCAAAAATTAGCAGAGTTTTGTACGGACCTGCCACCTGTTTGGCAGGGGCAGCACCGTCGGGAAGAGGCCATTGTGCAAGCGCTGACAGCCCAGCATAGTTTTGACTTGGATGTCCATTATATCATTCGAGACGACAAAATCATGGTGGTGGATGAGACCACCGGTCGTGTCATGCCAGATCGGGCTTGGGAGCGTGGTTTACAGCAGTTAATAGAAATCAAAGAAGGTGTGGAGGTAACCCCCCCGAAGGAGACCTTGGCCAAGATCAGTTTTCAGCTCTTTTTCCGGCGTTTTTTAAGGTTATCCGGTATGAGCGGTACCTGTCGTGAGGTGGGCGGAGAGATTGCTGAGGTGTATGGCTTGGGGGTCGTCCGTGTCTCCCCTAACCAACCTTCTAAGCGTAAAAATGTACCGATTAGCCTCTTTGCTCGGCGTGAACAGGCGGATGATGCCATTGTCGAAGCGGTGCGGCGCTGCCAGTTGGATGGTCAGCCTGTTTTGGTGGGGACCCGTTCCATTGCAGCGTCAGAACAGTTGAGTGAACGCTTTGAGCAGGTCGGTTTGATCCATCGGGTGCTTAATGCCAAGCAGGATCAGGAGGAGAATAGCATCATTGCAGAGGCGGGTTATAAAGGTGGCATTACCATTGCGACCAATATGGCCGGGCGCGGTACGGACATTAAACTCTCCAAAGAGGTTAAGGCCATTGGTGGTCTTCATGTTATTTTAACCGAGCGCCATGATAACCGTCGGGTGGACCGGCAGCTTGCGGGGCGTTGTGCCCGGCAAGGGGATCCTGGCAGTTGGCAAGAGATACTCTCTTTAGAAGATGAGCTAACTCAGAAATTCCTGCCCTGGGTGGGCCATATCTTACGAGGGTGGCTCTCATGGATGCCCGGTCTCTTTCTGGCACGCTGGTTGGGGATGGCGTATTACCGCTGGGCTCAGTCCTATGCAGACCGTGGTCACCGACGTGTGCGGCGACACTTAATGAAGACTGATTTTCAACTTAGGCAGTCGCTCTCCTTTACCGGAGAGTTGGAGTAGTAGATATGTTGCGATCCTGGTTAACAGTTTGTCTGTTTGCTTTTAGTTTAATGCTCTGTAGACAAACGGCGGCAGCCAATCCTGATACGTTATTGCAAGAGATGGAGGCCTTAAGCCAGCGACACCAAGGTAGTGAAGGGCCTATTTCCTGCTTAATCGAACCCTCTTTACAAGCGGCTATGGGTACCCAGGTTGAAGGGGTGCTGGAAAAAGTGATGGTGGACCGTGGAGACTTTATCCGCCGTGGACAGCTCTTGGCACAATTGAGTGTCGGTGTGGAAAAAGCAGCGGTGGCTTATCAAGAGGTGAGGGTAGCCTATGGCACGCGACGGGTTGACCGTAACAAGGCCTTAAAACGGCAAAAACTGATCTCTCCTCAAGATCTTGATGAAATCGTGACGGAGCTGGAGTTAAGCCAGTTGGAGCTGCAAGAGCGTAAAGAGCAACTAAAGCTACGTCAGATCTATGCGCCATTTGATGGGGTTGTGGTGGATCGTATGCGGGATCCGGGGGATATGATTAAGCAGGAGTTAATCATGAATGTGGCACGGATTGATCCTCTGCATGTGGAGTTGGTGGTACCTGCAACACAGCTTAATCGCTTTAAAAAAGGGGAAAAACGCTTCATCGAAGTGCCCTTACTGAAAAAGAGATTCGAAGCCAGGGTTTCTGTTATCGATAAAGTGGTGGATGCAGCCAGTGGGACCTTTCGAGTAAGGCTGGTTTTACCCAATAAAAGGCATAGACTTTCAGCGGGGTTGCGGTGTAAACTGACGCGTTGAAAAATGAGTGCGTATTCTCTTTGTTTTTCATGGGAAAGCATCGTGTTTGGATGCGGTTTTGTTTAGATTGTTCCTGTTGGGACGCTCAAAATAGGGTTTTTCGATGGCCATGCCAGCGACACCAAAGATCAATCGACGTTACTTTACTGGCACTGCGCTGGTAGTCGGTGCGA contains:
- a CDS encoding DUF3467 domain-containing protein, with the translated sequence MAEENAETKVAPEGAGNPSIVWDDSSMDTTYANVCNVLGTREEIMVLFGANQAWQADSKEVTVNLSNRVVLNPYAAKRLQAMLDMALKEYETRYGQLKI
- a CDS encoding preprotein translocase subunit SecA — encoded protein: MFNLSLHGDSYPQQPGHLELSWLDRMGERIRLTWMRNKQVNHFVLSRMIKKVLKAERSLAPLPPEQLRSDLEELTLALRRDGLEDALVVHAFAHVRLMAHRVLQMRHFPSQLKGGYIMLQAYVAEMDTGEGKTLTATLPAATAALAGFTVHVVTVNEYLARRDAELMGPLYGALGLTTGVVTETMDADEKQAGYRANIVYCTSKTLVFDYLRDRIELGERMKPMAMAFDALVGGGKEQVMLKGLQYAIVDEADSIFVDEARTPLIISAPSKDPSELEFLHTAWALSQKLEQGVDYERDEEEPPRITEEGGQKLAEFCTDLPPVWQGQHRREEAIVQALTAQHSFDLDVHYIIRDDKIMVVDETTGRVMPDRAWERGLQQLIEIKEGVEVTPPKETLAKISFQLFFRRFLRLSGMSGTCREVGGEIAEVYGLGVVRVSPNQPSKRKNVPISLFARREQADDAIVEAVRRCQLDGQPVLVGTRSIAASEQLSERFEQVGLIHRVLNAKQDQEENSIIAEAGYKGGITIATNMAGRGTDIKLSKEVKAIGGLHVILTERHDNRRVDRQLAGRCARQGDPGSWQEILSLEDELTQKFLPWVGHILRGWLSWMPGLFLARWLGMAYYRWAQSYADRGHRRVRRHLMKTDFQLRQSLSFTGELE
- a CDS encoding PqqD family peptide modification chaperone, whose translation is MSSALFSTSWYRVAKLKPKLRSQAQIYRHLYRGERWYVIQDLASGRFLRINPAAYRVVALMDGVRTLEDIWQNACLTLGDEAPTQDEILQLLSQLHQSNVLLSDRKPDLEELNKRTGRMKKMKLKQYISNPLSLKIPVYDPDRLLNGMVGWIGPWGKKLLLVAWFALMIWGGFLVAYHWDPLTEDVISRVFTPENVLLLWFIFPMVKLIHEFGHGLMIKLLGGQCHEMGLMFLALMPIPYLDASHAMSLRSKGQRMLIGMGGMMLELAVAVIAIELWSNASPGLTKAILYQTIMLAGMTTLIFNINPLLRFDGYYILADWLEIPSLGKKANQYISYLTSFYLYGVRKNIEPPHLSKREGPWLVSFGLSSFVYRMFIAGAIIFMVAEQFFFVGVLLAFWAGYAMLLMPLMKGVKFLFFSPTLTGQRKRAMGVVFSGVGGLLLYLGTVPVTASTITEGVIWMPDQSRVVAPMPCYGETVVVAPGSLVEAGDLLLTCKEPQISSRQEQLLARRLELENRLVLARTDESAVAGQIVNYELGHVVRELEDTQNRLSQMDIRASHAGTFALPSPQDFEGRYLLRGDVLGYVLDPARFSLLTVVPQGSVDLVRNRTVGVELRSVDQIHRLIPARIAREVPAASQDLPSMALSLQGGGEIGLDPEAMDEGGGAKAIVSLFQFELAFIGDERPQTLGSRLYVRFVHKPEPMMMQWYRSLRQTFLKRFAV
- a CDS encoding efflux RND transporter periplasmic adaptor subunit, whose protein sequence is MSGDYQELTTDLWKQLHTTRDDAQFIEVWMHLLARQAGQVSEAVLVMGEANTGPFQPVAFWPPQKNCGAPLANACEQALEMRLPVTRQGTSGGVLAVPIIQDMDLLGVVGLGFKQPNVPAQAKTWIQWGLGWLWNRDAEPAEEGSINSALNERLMRALNLMMSALEAEKAQDAYQITLTEAAVELGCDRVSLGFGDRGMVKFSALSHSADFSKKIDLVQDLEAAMNEAADQGLPVYYNKLKPSITEQEGTPMVVREHLALTQQHGNGVVLSVPFFVSESQYGVFLYEWSEQEIDATQHQLAMGLPPILGRVLLEKRESQRSIPRRLLKGLGRFFERLLGAGHVGMKLTFITMVALGMFFTLTTGMFRVAADAKLEGGTQRVVAAPFDGFVASAPARAGQYVKVDEVLATMDDREVRLEASRWASQQVQFMKQAQDAEAQHNSAQVRIALAQARQASAQRALAQEKLRRAQLTAPFAGLVVSGDLTQRLGSAVQKGETLFELAPLNSYRVVLQVEESDIAHVISGQIGQLILTALPNERFPIKIGLITPVAMAEEGTNRFRVEAELLDGVALVRPGMEGVGKIEVEERLLLWIWTRRFSDWLRLKAWTLLGI
- a CDS encoding efflux RND transporter periplasmic adaptor subunit, with the protein product MLRSWLTVCLFAFSLMLCRQTAAANPDTLLQEMEALSQRHQGSEGPISCLIEPSLQAAMGTQVEGVLEKVMVDRGDFIRRGQLLAQLSVGVEKAAVAYQEVRVAYGTRRVDRNKALKRQKLISPQDLDEIVTELELSQLELQERKEQLKLRQIYAPFDGVVVDRMRDPGDMIKQELIMNVARIDPLHVELVVPATQLNRFKKGEKRFIEVPLLKKRFEARVSVIDKVVDAASGTFRVRLVLPNKRHRLSAGLRCKLTR